A part of Aegilops tauschii subsp. strangulata cultivar AL8/78 chromosome 2, Aet v6.0, whole genome shotgun sequence genomic DNA contains:
- the LOC109734155 gene encoding uncharacterized protein, giving the protein MAAAAAPASSSSSPGWDFTCNFEVDYGSEEHASIVYKTLAVDKELQPDKVRREMTVSGGKLLVRFEAVEARFLRASFSAFVDLMVLITKLVEEYGVSKEEHS; this is encoded by the exons ATGGCTGCTGCCGCCGCGCCagcctcctcttcttcctcccctggCTGGGACTTCACCTG CAACTTTGAAGTTGATTATGGATCTGAAGAACACGCTTCCATTGTCTACAAGACATTAGCTGTTGACAAGGAG TTGCAGCCAGATAAGGTCAGGAGGGAGATGACTGTTTCTGGTGGCAAGCTCCTCGT GCGCTTTGAAGCAGTAGAGGCTCGGTTTCTGCGAGCGTCATTCAGCGCATTTGTCGACCTTATGGTACTTATCACAAAGCTTGTCGAAGAATACGGCGTAAGCAAGGAAGAGCATTCCTGA
- the LOC109734100 gene encoding probable receptor-like protein kinase At1g30570 has protein sequence MLRMRILVLAAVSIVFANLQFLKAHGRELFLSCGSNATADADGRRWIGDMAPGLNFTLSSPGIAALLAGSSNGSEIMAPVYRSARFFTTTSWYDFSLLPGNYCVRLHFFPSTFRNFSANGSVFDVVANDFKLVSKFNVSEEIVWRNSVSNSAATAVVKEYFLAVNSSRLQIEFDPRPGSFAFVNAIEVMLTPDNSFNGTVNKVGGVDAHIPPELSGRAVETMYRLNIGGPALASSHDQYLHRPWYTDEAFMFSANAALIVSNTSAIKYVSSNDSSIAPIDVYETARIMGNNMVMDKRFNVTWRFLVHPNFDYLVRLHFCELVYDKPSQRIFKIYINNKTAAENYDVYNRAGGINKAYHEDYFDSLPQQVDSLWLQLGPDSMTSASGTDALLNGLEIFKLSRSGNLDYVLGHIDMGNKRGRSKGRSRIGLWEEVGIGSAAFVALASVALFSWCYVRRKRKAVNEEVPAGWHPLVLHEAMKSTTDARASKKAPLARNSSSIGHRMGRRFSIADIRAATKNFDESLVIGSGGFGKVYKGEVDDGITVAIKRANPLCGQGLKEFETEIEMLSKLRHRHLVAMIGYCEEQKEMILVYEYMAKGTLRSHLYGSGLPPLTWKQRIDACIGAARGLHYLHTGADRGIIHRDVKTTNILLDKNFVAKIADFGLSKTGPTLDQTHVSTAIRGSFGYLDPEYFRRQQLTQKSDVYSFGVVLFEVACARPVIDPSVPKDQINLAEWAMRWQRQRSLEAIADPRLDGDYSPESLKKFGDIAEKCLADDGRTRPSMGEVLWHLEYVLQLHEAYKRNVDCESFGSSELGFADMSFSMPHIREGEEEHHPKKSGIREDSAP, from the coding sequence ATGCTCCGGATGAGGATACTCGTGCTGGCCGCTGTGAGCATCGTGTTCGCCAACCTGCAGTTCTTGAAGGCTCACGGGAGGGAGCTGTTTCTGAGCTGCGGCTCCAACGCCACCGCCGATGCCGATGGCCGGAGATGGATCGGCGACATGGCCCCTGGCCTGAATTTCACTCTGAGCAGCCCGGGAATCGCTGCTCTGCTGGCCGGGAGCAGCAATGGCAGTGAAATCATGGCGCCGGTGTACCGCTCCGCGCGCTTCTTTACCACCACATCTTGGTATGACTTCAGCCTGCTGCCGGGGAACTACTGCGTCAGGCTGCATTTCTTCCCGTCCACATTCAGGAATTTCAGTGCAAACGGTTCAGTGTTTGATGTCGTCGCCAATGACTTCAAGCTGGTGTCCAAGTTTAACGTGTCGGAGGAGATTGTTTGGAGAAACTCAGTGAGCAATTCAGCTGCCACTGCGGTTGTCAAGGAGTACTTTCTTGCAGTCAATAGTTCTCGCCTGCAGATCGAGTTTGATCCAAGGCCCGGTTCATTTGCATTTGTGAATGCGATCGAGGTGATGCTCACTCCAGATAATTCCTTCAACGGCACGGTGAACAAAGTTGGTGGTGTGGATGCACACATTCCTCCTGAATTAAGCGGCCGAGCTGTCGAGACCATGTATCGGCTGAACATTGGAGGGCCTGCACTTGCATCTTCACATGATCAGTATCTTCATAGACCATGGTACACTGATGAAGCATTCATGTTTTCTGCCAATGCTGCTTTGATTGTGTCCAATACTTCAGCCATAAAGTATGTCTCAAGCAACGACTCCTCAATTGCTCCCATCGATGTCTATGAGACCGCAAGAATCATGGGCAACAACATGGTCATGGACAAGCGGTTCAATGTGACATGGCGGTTCTTGGTCCACCCCAATTTTGATTACTTGGTCCGCCTTCATTTTTGTGAGCTTGTCTATGACAAGCCCAGCCAGAGGATCTTCAAGATCTACATCAACAACAAGACAGCTGCTGAGAACTATGATGTGTACAACAGGGCCGGAGGTATTAACAAGGCATATCATGAAGACTACTTTGATAGTTTGCCGCAGCAGGTAGACTCACTCTGGCTTCAGCTAGGCCCAGACTCCATGACCAGTGCTTCAGGTACCGATGCACTTCTCAATGGTTTGGAGATATTCAAGCTCAGCAGGAGTGGCAACCTTGATTATGTGCTTGGTCATATTGATATGGGCAACAAAAGGGGGCGTTCCAAGGGTCGGAGCAGGATAGGTTTATGGGAAGAAGTTGGTATTGGCTCGGCCGCTTTTGTGGCACTGGCAAGTGTTGCTCTGTTCTCATGGTGCTATGTAAGGAGGAAACGAAAAGCTGTTAACGAGGAGGTCCCTGCTGGTTGGCACCCTCTGGTCCTCCATGAGGCTATGAAAAGCACTACAGATGCCCGCGCATCCAAGAAAGCACCCTTGGCACGCAATTCATCTTCCATTGGTCATAGGATGGGCAGACGATTCAGCATTGCAGATATTAGAGCTGCCACAAAAAACTTTGACGAGTCATTGGTCATTGGTTCTGGAGGTTTTGGCAAGGTTTACAAGGGTGAGGTCGATGATGGCATTACAGTCGCAATCAAGCGTGCAAATCCATTATGTGGTCAGGGACTGAAAGAATTTGAAACAGAGATCGAGATGCTCTCCAAGCTTAGGCACCGGCACCTTGTTGCGATGATTGGCTATTGTGAAGAGCAGAAGGAGATGATTCTGGTCTATGAATACATGGCCAAGGGGACATTGCGAAGCCATCTCTATGGAAGTGGCCTACCACCTTTGACATGGAAGCAACGGATTGATGCCTGCATTGGTGCGGCCAGGGGCCTTCACTACCTCCACACGGGAGCAGATCGGGGTATAATTCATAGGGATGTTAAGACTACTAACATCCTGTTGGACAAGAACTTTGTTGCAAAAATAGCAGATTTTGGGTTGTCGAAAACTGGACCAACACTGGACCAGACCCATGTTAGTACAGCAATCAGGGGTAGCTTCGGGTATCTTGATCCAGAGTACTTCCGGAGGCAGCAATTGACACAAAAATCTGATGTGTATTCTTTTGGTGTGGTGCTCTTTGAAGTTGCTTGTGCCAGGCCGGTTATAGACCCTTCAGTGCCGAAGGATCAAATCAACTTGGCAGAATGGGCTATGAGATGGCAGCGTCAGCGTTCACTGGAAGCAATAGCGGATCCACGGCTGGATGGTGACTACTCGCCAGAATCCTTGAAGAAGTTTGGTGATATCGCGGAGAAGTGTCTTGCTGATGATGGGAGAACCAGGCCATCAATGGGTGAGGTCTTGTGGCACCTGGAGTATGTGCTGCAGCTCCATGAAGCTTACAAACGCAATGTGGATTGCGAGTCATTTGGAAGCAGTGAACTGGGGTTTGCTGATATGTCTTTTAGCATGCCTCACatcagagagggagaagaggagcaTCACCCAAAGAAATCAGGTATCAGAGAAGATTCAGCCCCTTGA